The following proteins are co-located in the Candidatus Micrarchaeota archaeon genome:
- a CDS encoding CoA-binding protein, with protein sequence MDDENGVGEDSFVRDWSEFLDKRFVYAVVGVSSNHEKWGYKVYRELHDAGFKVYPINPNHRYIDGDRCYPKVSALPVKPDIVVTVVPPSIAYKVVEECSKLGVNRVWFQPGSESEEAIEFCRRHRIKAIYGACLVVDGLGKGFD encoded by the coding sequence ATGGATGATGAGAACGGGGTCGGAGAAGACTCGTTCGTGCGCGATTGGTCCGAATTTCTTGACAAACGGTTTGTCTATGCAGTGGTAGGTGTTTCTTCAAACCATGAGAAATGGGGATACAAGGTATACCGGGAACTGCACGATGCCGGGTTTAAAGTCTATCCCATCAACCCGAACCATAGGTACATAGACGGAGACAGATGTTATCCAAAAGTTTCAGCATTGCCTGTGAAACCGGACATAGTTGTGACTGTTGTGCCGCCCAGCATAGCATATAAAGTTGTGGAAGAATGCTCAAAATTAGGGGTTAACAGGGTTTGGTTTCAGCCGGGTTCGGAATCCGAAGAAGCGATAGAGTTTTGTAGAAGACATCGTATAAAGGCGATATACGGTGCATGTCTAGTAGTTGACGGGTTGGGAAAAGGTTTTGATTGA
- a CDS encoding P-loop NTPase yields MNVIMVLSGKGGVGKTTVAVALARKLADKGYRIGLLDADIHGPDVFTLFGVEDRKVEVRDGKLQPVHVTDKIRVISFAGMVDEDKAVIWRGPLKIKALNQLVNGTDWGDIDYLIVDLPPGTGDEPLTIAQLFNNNPDYRVGALLVTIPHRLSLADLKRAINFCSTLNIPIIGVVENMRGEVFDSHEVERYCESVNIPVISYLPMDPAVAKSGPAGTVVSDSYKNGLDRLTAVVTDWFNR; encoded by the coding sequence ATGAACGTAATTATGGTGTTATCCGGTAAAGGTGGTGTCGGAAAGACTACTGTGGCAGTCGCACTTGCCAGGAAGTTGGCAGACAAAGGATACCGGATAGGGTTGTTGGATGCAGACATCCACGGTCCAGACGTGTTTACCTTGTTCGGTGTAGAGGACAGAAAGGTTGAGGTTCGGGACGGTAAACTCCAGCCGGTGCATGTGACCGATAAAATCAGAGTGATATCGTTTGCAGGTATGGTTGACGAAGACAAAGCGGTAATATGGCGCGGTCCTTTGAAGATCAAAGCGTTGAATCAGTTGGTCAACGGTACTGATTGGGGTGACATAGATTACCTGATTGTAGACCTGCCGCCCGGAACCGGTGATGAACCTTTAACGATCGCTCAACTGTTCAACAACAATCCTGATTATCGAGTGGGTGCATTACTCGTTACAATCCCGCACAGGTTATCTTTAGCAGACCTCAAACGTGCCATTAATTTCTGTTCGACTTTGAACATTCCGATAATAGGTGTGGTAGAGAACATGCGCGGTGAAGTGTTTGATTCGCACGAAGTGGAACGGTATTGCGAATCTGTTAACATTCCTGTGATTTCTTATCTTCCCATGGATCCAGCGGTTGCGAAGTCCGGACCTGCCGGAACCGTAGTATCTGATAGTTATAAGAACGGTTTGGATAGGTTGACTGCTGTTGTAACAGATTGGTTTAACAGATAG